One Paraburkholderia kururiensis DNA window includes the following coding sequences:
- a CDS encoding DUF2147 domain-containing protein, with translation MIRMTQRARSVALNTIRHAALAGVLLTGAMTAMAQTDTPVGVWQTIDDHTGQPKALVQITQDGDGTLSGKVIKGLNPADSPDRRCTECTDSRKNQLILGMTIINDLKKDGDKWDGGHILDPENGKVYKCNMHLEDGGQKLVVRGYIGVSLLGRSQTWIRQQ, from the coding sequence ATGATCCGCATGACTCAACGTGCGCGCTCCGTCGCGCTCAACACGATCCGCCACGCCGCGCTCGCAGGCGTGTTGCTCACCGGCGCAATGACCGCCATGGCGCAGACCGATACGCCCGTCGGCGTGTGGCAAACCATCGACGATCACACGGGCCAGCCCAAAGCGCTCGTGCAGATCACGCAGGACGGCGACGGTACGCTGTCGGGCAAAGTGATCAAGGGACTCAATCCTGCCGATTCGCCCGACCGTCGCTGCACGGAATGCACGGATTCGCGCAAGAACCAGCTGATTCTCGGCATGACGATCATCAACGACCTGAAGAAGGACGGCGACAAGTGGGACGGCGGCCACATCCTGGACCCGGAGAACGGCAAGGTCTACAAGTGCAACATGCACCTCGAGGACGGCGGGCAGAAACTCGTGGTGCGCGGCTATATCGGCGTGTCGCTGCTCGGGCGCTCGCAGACGTGGATCCGGCAGCAATAA
- a CDS encoding ShlB/FhaC/HecB family hemolysin secretion/activation protein gives MNNGYNAYAIWTIALATLAAGSVAHAQSRPAAAGGNPLDALPQINAPQKAPNVTVQVQQQAPQLQQLLARHLTPTRFQVEGVKSIPFDDVAKRFTPLVNHDITIGELIEVANGVTKLYQERGYALSFAFVPAQTFENGVVRVTIVEGYVSEVKVTGKPGNVEGKIRAIAEHIRADRPLRLATFERYINVLGLLPGVKVAANVPPPQNTDGATALELKVDRKPVDLSTGIDFNHPGVQGLLTATENGLTSLGEQLSISALLPKGRDHQTYLAAHGAVPIGSDGLIAKIDASHYRGNPVDNPGLPSYVERTVINEKLGGSLAYPLLLSNTRSVVGTVSAYASHDEDRYHNTINGAQYGLRSQVRVLQLQADYTSVQTSQVRKASINVAKAFDILGASKSVDTNLPGLVQQNPVSLQFVRTGASFSQTNEWPFKIGTAISATGQYSPDTLPTSEQISFGAQRFAQGYEPGEASGDSGWAVSFEVNRAFTPGFTYLRTITPYVSFDTARVYLHAGTPQPSRLASVAFGFRISDAKYYSLDLSVAKAVGDAPVESPSRSPRINATFSYQLN, from the coding sequence ATGAACAACGGATACAACGCATACGCAATCTGGACGATCGCGCTGGCGACGCTTGCCGCGGGTAGCGTTGCGCACGCACAGAGCCGCCCCGCCGCTGCCGGCGGCAACCCGCTCGACGCTCTGCCGCAGATCAACGCGCCGCAGAAAGCGCCCAACGTCACGGTGCAGGTTCAGCAGCAGGCGCCGCAGTTGCAGCAGTTGCTCGCGCGGCATCTCACGCCCACGCGCTTCCAGGTGGAAGGCGTGAAGTCGATTCCGTTCGACGACGTGGCAAAGCGCTTCACACCGCTGGTGAATCACGACATCACGATCGGCGAGTTGATCGAAGTAGCGAACGGCGTGACGAAGCTCTATCAGGAACGCGGCTACGCGCTCTCGTTCGCGTTCGTGCCGGCGCAGACCTTCGAGAACGGCGTGGTGCGCGTGACGATCGTGGAAGGCTATGTCTCGGAGGTGAAGGTCACGGGCAAGCCCGGCAACGTGGAAGGCAAGATCCGCGCAATCGCGGAACACATCCGCGCCGACCGGCCGCTGCGACTTGCCACCTTCGAGCGCTACATCAACGTGCTCGGTCTGTTGCCCGGCGTGAAGGTGGCGGCCAACGTGCCGCCGCCGCAGAACACGGACGGCGCCACGGCGCTCGAACTCAAGGTGGACCGCAAGCCTGTCGATCTGAGCACGGGCATCGACTTCAATCATCCCGGCGTGCAGGGCCTGCTCACGGCCACCGAGAACGGGCTCACTTCGCTCGGCGAGCAGTTGAGCATCTCCGCGCTGCTGCCCAAAGGCCGCGATCACCAGACCTACCTCGCCGCTCACGGCGCGGTGCCGATAGGCAGCGACGGGCTCATCGCGAAGATCGACGCCTCGCATTATCGCGGCAATCCCGTCGACAATCCGGGGCTGCCTTCGTATGTGGAGCGAACGGTAATCAACGAAAAGCTGGGCGGCTCGCTCGCGTATCCGTTGCTGCTGAGCAATACGCGCAGCGTGGTGGGCACCGTGAGCGCCTACGCCTCGCACGACGAGGACCGCTATCACAACACCATCAACGGCGCGCAGTACGGACTGCGCTCGCAGGTGCGCGTGCTGCAACTGCAGGCCGATTACACGAGCGTGCAGACGAGCCAGGTGCGCAAGGCGAGCATCAACGTGGCGAAGGCGTTCGACATACTGGGCGCGTCGAAATCTGTCGATACGAACCTGCCGGGCCTCGTGCAGCAGAACCCCGTGTCGCTGCAATTCGTGCGCACCGGTGCGAGCTTTTCGCAGACCAACGAGTGGCCGTTCAAGATCGGCACCGCGATTTCCGCAACGGGACAGTACAGCCCCGACACCTTGCCCACCTCCGAACAGATTTCGTTCGGCGCGCAACGTTTCGCGCAGGGCTATGAACCGGGCGAGGCATCGGGCGATTCGGGCTGGGCCGTTTCGTTCGAGGTCAATCGTGCGTTCACGCCGGGCTTCACGTATCTGCGCACCATTACGCCGTACGTGTCGTTCGACACGGCACGCGTCTATCTGCATGCCGGCACGCCGCAACCGTCGCGGCTCGCGTCGGTTGCATTCGGCTTTCGCATCTCGGACGCGAAGTACTACAGCCTCGATCTTTCGGTCGCGAAAGCCGTTGGCGACGCGCCCGTGGAAAGCCCTTCGCGCAGCCCGCGTATCAATGCGACGTTCTCTTATCAGCTTAACTGA